The Methanomassiliicoccales archaeon DNA segment TCTGAAAGATCAGAGGCTGGACATAGATAACATCCTATTCTATCCAACCCCCTCTCGTACCATATATTGTAGGGTATATTCTTTGAAAAAAGATATAGCCATACATGAAGAGATGTCCAGTCTTGAATAGGGGATGCACCAATTTGACCTGGAGTCCACGGGTTTTTCCACACACGATTCTTCTCAGCTCTGCTTTCAGATTCATATCTTCTTTGGCCGATGAACGCAAGAACACCGCCAGGAAAATGTTCCTTGATCGCTTTCACAGTTGGTCCGAGCTTATTTGTTTTGCAACACCATCTGTAATCCCTTCCAGGTGGACCAAACAGCTCTAGATGACCATAAAAGGCATTCTCTGGGGCTCTCTTGAGAATCAATGGCAGATCGAGTTTTTCTGAAATTTCATGAATATGTTCGATCGTTTCTTCAAATTCCAAACCTGTATCAATGAAAAATATAGGAAATCTGTAACCTGCATCTAGTGTAAGCAAAAGCGTGGCGAGACTATCTTTTCCACCAGAAAAGGAAACTACACATGGAAGATCGTATTTCTTAACAAGCTTCCTGATGAATTGTACTGCTTCGTCTACTCTTCTCTTCATTACTTCCTCATTGGCACGCAAGGCAGTTGACCAATCAGCAGAGCACTTCTTCGCAGAGGGCTCTTTAGGGGTTTCAGCCCATCGAACCTTCACTGCGACCCCTTTTCTTCTTGCCCTCATATCATCGGTCGTCATGCGTGCGATTCCAACGGCAAAAGCTCGATGATCCTCCGTTGTAACAATAATCTCATCGCCCACTTCGATATCATTTGAACACGACAGTACACCTGGCGCCATAACATTTGCATGGTTATTGACGACATTCTTCACTACGCCTTCATCCGCAACAACTAATCCGCGCACTGCAACACGAGCTAGCACACGTGCACCCGACATTCTAAGTATGAACTTCCATCCAACGCCAATATCATATCGAAGTGAGCCAACGATTTCACCGTTTACTATTATTTCATCCATTCTGTCTATCGCCGGTATCTTGTTTAACAATATCAACGAATTTGAAGGAATAAGATGCTGGCTACAACCAGTTCCAAACTGATTATCCACGATATCTGAAATTTTTGCAATATCTGCCATAAAGGCTGGTCGAATGTCACCCGGTGGAGTAATCCTCATTGGACTAGTTTGTCCGCCACAAATTCCACATTTCTCGTTTTCGAGAACTGGAACATTACATTGATAACACCATCGAAGACAGATCTTACCGAGATGAACTACGCCCACGGCACACCGAGCGTCGAAATTCGTATTAAAATATATCTAGAAAAATCGGAGCGATTGGTCTACAATTAAAAGATAAAATATATTCGAATTGTTTTTTCGTTACCGTGATCCGTGCGACCAAGAGAGCTTTATCATTAAGTTCTCCAATAAGAGACTTCCTTGTATATGCAAGGCAGCTCGAGGCAAAAGGCATTAATGTTCTAAAGCTAAATATTGGCGATCCAAACAAATTCGATTTCGAAACGCCGAGGCATATTCGAGACGCACTTTGCCGAGCCGTGGAAATATGCGATAACGGGTATGCTGACGCCGAAGGAATAAAGGAGCTTAGAAATGCTATAGCAGAAAAGGAGCGAGAGAAAAACGGCATCGATCTCAACCCCGAAGATATTGCTATTACAACTGGAGTAACTGAAGCTATACAAGCAGTAGTGGCTGCGGCGATAGACCCTGGTGAGGAATTGTTGTTGCCAGGACCCGGCTATCCCACATATTCCGAGTACGTCGCCTTCTTTGACGGCGTTCCTGTACCTTACAGAAAAGATGAGGAAAGTGATTGGCAGCCTGATCTCGACGATATGAGAAAGAAAATCACTGAGAAGACCAAAGGGATTGTTGTCATAAACCCGAACAATCCAACAGGTGCCGTGTACTCCGAGAAAACACTCAGGGCGATCGTGGACTTGGCTGGGGAATACAACCTTTTCCTCATCACCGATGAAATATATGATCTCATGTCATTTGATGCGATTCATTATTCTCCCAGCACTCTTTCTTCAGATGTTCCGACGATCATACTCAATGGATTTTCAAAGATTAATCTCTTACCTGGCTGGAGACTTGGATACATCGCATTTCGGGACGCTTATGACCAGTTAGAAGAAATCAAGTCAGCTGTAATGCGCCAGCTGAGACTGCGATTATCAGCAAATCAGCCTTGTCAATATGCAATGTTGGAGGCATTGAAGGGACCTAAAGATTACGTGGAGGAAACAAATCGGAAGTTGAAGGAGAGGGCAACGTATTCGTATAAGAGAATCAATGAAATTGATGGGTTAAGTACCACGAAGCCAAAGGGGGCATTCTATATTTTTCCAAAGATCGAGTCAAATGTTTGGAAAACCGATAGGGATTTTGTGCTCGATGTTCTTCTCAACGCGCACATTCTGCTAGCTCCTGGTTCCGGATTTTGCAAGACTTATGGCGTCAATCACTTCCGTGCCGTATTTCTCCCAAGTATAGAGATTCTCTCCGAGGCGTTTGATAGGTTAGAGGGGTTCATGCGGGATCGAACGAAGCATTGAAAGATCCGCTTCGGAAACATATCTAATGATGGTATAGGGTCATTGAACGATTGAAAAGATTATTAATGCGTAAAGCTAAGCTGATATTTGATGTGGGTAAGCGGCTGCGGGTATGCATGCGAAATTTGTGCTTATAGAAAAAATGGAAAATGTCTCGGATGTTCACCAGATAATAAGCAAGCCTCGCTTTGCATACTTTATTCATGCTTTGAATCGAAAGGCTACGATACTTGTCTTCAATGCGACAAGAGGCTCGAATGCGGGAGGTACAGTCTGGCACTAAAGCAGTGTCCAGTGAGACGTTCGCTTGTTGGATACTGGTGAAGGATCAATAATCGAACGTTTCCCATGTGCTAGGAAACGCTTTTTCTAGCCCTGCGAGCTTCACGCCAGTGATCGCTGCCGTGTTCAAATCGATTGCTCTAAGGTCCTCGGGCGATATGGTTTCAAGGCAGTCGTGACCTGATAACATTGCAAGCGTCTTGAACTCCTCAGCGCATGCATGGATGAAATTGACAAGCCGATTTGATGCTGATTCAATATCGATGCACGCACGAAATCGTGTTTCTTGAGTCGCCAGTCCATAGTGACATGCTCCTTTATGGCACATCATGCACGCTCTGCATCCGAGTGCTATTTCCGCAGCTGCACCGAATCCCACCGCATCTGCGCCAAGTGCAATTGCCTTGAACGCATCAGCGCCATCCCTGATACCGCCTAGAGCAATGAGTTTCACCTTTTTCTTAAGGCCCAAATCTTTAAGAGCTTTTGCCGCCTGCCTAATGCAGGCAATTGTTGGAATACCTGCGTGCTGCGTTACTACTTCAGGTGAGGCTCCTGTACCTCCAACCATGCCATCGATCGAGATTGCATCTACTCCAGCTTCTGCAGCTATGCGGGCATCATCATAAGGACGACTTGGACCTAACTTGATAAGGATTGGTTTTTCATAATTTGTCAAATCCCGTAGGATTTCTACAAGTTTTGCAAGATCCTTT contains these protein-coding regions:
- a CDS encoding phosphoadenosine phosphosulfate reductase family protein; amino-acid sequence: MGVVHLGKICLRWCYQCNVPVLENEKCGICGGQTSPMRITPPGDIRPAFMADIAKISDIVDNQFGTGCSQHLIPSNSLILLNKIPAIDRMDEIIVNGEIVGSLRYDIGVGWKFILRMSGARVLARVAVRGLVVADEGVVKNVVNNHANVMAPGVLSCSNDIEVGDEIIVTTEDHRAFAVGIARMTTDDMRARRKGVAVKVRWAETPKEPSAKKCSADWSTALRANEEVMKRRVDEAVQFIRKLVKKYDLPCVVSFSGGKDSLATLLLTLDAGYRFPIFFIDTGLEFEETIEHIHEISEKLDLPLILKRAPENAFYGHLELFGPPGRDYRWCCKTNKLGPTVKAIKEHFPGGVLAFIGQRRYESESRAEKNRVWKNPWTPGQIGASPIQDWTSLHVWLYLFSKNIPYNIWYERGLDRIGCYLCPASDLSELEIVKKYCSAYQVWEDYLKRYASERGFSDKWVEFGLWRWKRTPKSIIEELDKAGKGYVLDHSSIKDVDTIRKGERGLTLILQKGYSPCVKGFSVEGLFSKTLDFEKVCNSLNMVGEVTIDPRSGYCQVKDIIITKEGALIAKGETPQEIEKNVERVRQAVVKAMECVGCGVCIARCERGALTLEQDHIRIVPDRCSHCGKCIEPCPVLSFGNSAFEF
- a CDS encoding aminotransferase class I/II-fold pyridoxal phosphate-dependent enzyme; the encoded protein is MIRATKRALSLSSPIRDFLVYARQLEAKGINVLKLNIGDPNKFDFETPRHIRDALCRAVEICDNGYADAEGIKELRNAIAEKEREKNGIDLNPEDIAITTGVTEAIQAVVAAAIDPGEELLLPGPGYPTYSEYVAFFDGVPVPYRKDEESDWQPDLDDMRKKITEKTKGIVVINPNNPTGAVYSEKTLRAIVDLAGEYNLFLITDEIYDLMSFDAIHYSPSTLSSDVPTIILNGFSKINLLPGWRLGYIAFRDAYDQLEEIKSAVMRQLRLRLSANQPCQYAMLEALKGPKDYVEETNRKLKERATYSYKRINEIDGLSTTKPKGAFYIFPKIESNVWKTDRDFVLDVLLNAHILLAPGSGFCKTYGVNHFRAVFLPSIEILSEAFDRLEGFMRDRTKH